Part of the Hydrogenoanaerobacterium saccharovorans genome, CCCCTCAGAGATTATATACCCCTTGATGACGGCTCGGAGCTGTCCGTTTATACATCGTGCGATCGTCGCACGGAAAGTCCCGAATCCATTGTAATTATGGAAGAAGAGATAAAAGCACGAGAACAAAAAATGAGGTCCCTTTTGTCTGCATTTGAACAGGAAGCACTTAATCTTTATCTCAGCGGTCATTCTTACGAAGAAATGTCCAAGAGGATGAAGTCCACAGCAAAATCGGTGGACAATGCCCTGCAGCGAGTAAGACGAAAGCTCAGGTCAATGAAGCTGTAATAATACAGTGTCATTGATACCAAAATCGTAATATAATCCGTATCGGGTTATATAATAATGTCCCTTGTATGTCTGACGCGTTGGTAAATCAATGTACGGCACAACATCTATGGGCAAATTTTAAAAGCGAGGTAAAGACTATGTACGAAGACAGAACCCTTATTTGCAAAGAGTGTGGAGCAGAATTCGTTTTCACCGCAGGTGAGCAGGAGTTCTACGCAGAAAAAGGCTTTGTAAACGAGCCGCAGAGATGTAAAGCTTGCCGTGACGCACGCAAAAACAGCATGAAATCTGAGAGAGAGATGTTCACTGCTTCTTGCGCAGCTTGCGGTAAAGAAGCAAAAGTTCCTTTCAGACCCCGTGAAGACAGACCTGTATATTGCAGCGAGTGCTTTGCAAAAATGAAAGCTGAGTAATTTTAGCTTTAACAATTACAAAAAGAGGATGCAGATGCATCCTCTTTTTCTTCGTATATAAATTTAGTGCCTCGGGTTTTTCTGTATCATACGGGCAGCCTGCGTAAGAAGTGTTACAATATCCATTTCGTATTGCACATTCACAGTATCTAATTTTGAAAAAAGCTCGCCTTCATGGGTAATAACATATTTGGGCGGTATTCTGTTTAAAACATAGCAAACAATATCCCATCGGCATTGTTCACATTTGCAGCAGCCCAGGGTATCAATCATTTGGTCTAGCTTTTGCGTTACAACGGTTTCCATCAAATTATACGGTTTCATAAATCCACCTCAATTCACACTCTGATTAGTGATAATGTAGCACATTTGCAGTGGGAAGTAAATATACCGATTACTTTCTACCACACAAAATATATATTTTACATTGTAGAAAGCAAAAGATATTGGTATAATAAATATGTTTACAAATGAATGAATATGTTTACAAGGAGGTGCGATAAATGGCATTTGAAGTAACAAAAGATACAGTTATAGGTGATATTCTCGATTACGATGCGACCACAGCCCAATTTTTTTTGGCAATGGGGATGCACTGTCTAGGCTGTCCATCTTCCCGCGGTGAATCGATCGAAGAAGCATGCGCAGTACAAGGTGTAAATTGCAATGAATTGGTGGACAAGCTGAACAAGCATCTTGGAAATTAATCGCAGACAGATGAGAGATCGTGTCATGCACTATGCTTGACACGATTTTTTGTATAAAGCGAGCAGGAGATTTGACGATATATGAACGAATTACCGATATTAGACGAGCGTTTGTCGCTGATTGCCGGTTTGGTACGCCAAGGCAGCACCGTTGCCGATATCGGCGCAGACCATGGTTATTTGGTAACTTGGCTGATAAAGCAGGGTATCTGCCCACAGGGGTTTGCATGCGATATCAACGAAATGCCCTTGGCACGCAGCCGCCGTACCGTTGAGCAATACGGCGTTGCCGACCGTGTGCGGCTTGTGCTTTCAAACGGGTTGGAATGTTTGCAAGAAAACGATGCGGATGATATCGTCATTGCAGGTATGGGCGGCGACTTGATTGCGAAAATTCTTGCCGCCGCTGCATGGAAGAACCCGCAAAAGCATTACCTGCTGCAACCTATGACGCGGGCGGATGAGCTGCGCCGCTGGCTATGCGCAAATGGGTATGAAATTATCTGTGAACACAGCGCAAGGGCAAACCGTTTTCGCTATACCGTTTTATCGGTGCGTTATACCGGTAAAATTACAGTTTGCAGCGATTTATTTGCTGTAGTCGGCAAACTGCCCGAATGCCCAGCAGAGGATGCACACGCTTATATTCGCTGGCAGGCGGAAATTGTACATAAAAAAATAAAAGGGCTGCAAGCATCGAAAAACCGCAGGGAACAGGCTGCCCCGCTTGAATTGCTGTATCACGCGATTTTATGTACGATTGGGGAGGATGAAATATGAATACAGTACGCGATGTTTACGAATATATCAATGCGTTTGCACCTTTTTATACAGCAGAAAGCTGGGATAACAGCGGGCTTTTGGTTGAGGCAAAAGGTGCCGAGATTGATAAGGTTTTGATTGCACTGGATATCACCACAGATGTGGTAGAGGAAGCAAATGAAATCGGCGCGAACCTGATTGTATCGCATCACCCTGTTATTTTTGAGCCGCTCAAACGTATTGCGTCAGATGATGTTGTTTATCAGCTTGCAAAACATGATATCAGCGCAATTTGCGCACACACCAATCTTGATGTGGCTCAGGGCGGTGTAAACGATATTTTGGCACACCGGCTCAATCTGCAAAATATACAGCCGTTGGAGCCGCTTGATAGCAACGGGCTGTCGCTGGGGCGTATCGGCGAGTTAAATAATACAATGGATTGCGCAGCATTTCTTGATTCGGTTAAAAAAGAATTGGGATGCAGCGGGTTAAAATACACACAGGGATGCACGCAGATAAAACGGGTAGCAGTTTGCGGCGGTGCAGGTGCAAGCCTTGTTTACCGTGCGGCACAGCTGCAAGCCGATGCACTTGTAACTGCTGACAGCAAGCACAACATACTGCTTGACGCAAAAAAACTTGGCATTACGTTGGTGGATGCGGGGCATTACTGTACCGAGCAAGTAGTATTGCAGCCGCTTGCCGAAAAACTCCGCAAAGCATTCCCGTCGCTTTGCATCGTTTGCTCACAGCGCGAGGGCGACCCTGTGCAATATCAATAATAGAAAAGAAATCAGGTGATACTATGGCACTGGACGGTGCATTTCTCAGCGAACTTAAAAATGAAATCGAAACGCTTGCCATAAACAGCCGTGTAGACCGTATCCATCAGCCCTCACGCGAGGAGTTGGTGATTGCGCTGCGGTGGAGAGGCGGCGGGGGCAAGCTGCTGCTGTCAGCTGGGGCAAACAGTCCTCGTGTCCATTTTACCGAGGTGGTGCAGGAGAACCCCAAGCAGCCCCCTATGTTTTGCATGCTGATGCGCAAGCACCTCGGCAATGCAAGGTTGATTGCGGTAAGGCAGATTGCTTTAGACCGTATTTTGCATCTCGATTTTGAAGCAGTCAATGAATTGGGCGATTTGGTGGTGCTCACCATTGCTGTGGAAATTATGGGGCGCCACTCGAACATTATTTTGATAGACCAAAACCAGAAAATTATTGATTCCATCAAGCGCATCGACGATGAAATGTCTTCGGTACGCCAAATTCTGCCCGGAATGACGTATACTTTGCCTCCTTTGCAAAACAAGCTTGTACTTACAAGCTGTACCCCTGCACAGGTGGCGGACCGTGTGCGTTCGGGGCGTAATGTAGAGCTTTCTAAGGCTATCATGGATGCATTGATGGGAGTTTCGCCGATACTGTGCCGCGAACTGGCGCATTATGCTGCGCGCGGCAGAGAACTGCTTGCCGCCGAATTGGATGATGATACAGTGTCGCGCCTTGAGTTTGCGGTGGGCAATTTGATTGCAACCCTGCAAAACCACACGGGGGTGCCTACACTGGTTGCCGAACCCGACGGCCGCCCGCGCGATTTTTCGTTTATCGATATCCACCAGTACGGACATCTGATGCTGACAAAGCATTACGATAGCTACTCCAGCCTGCTGGACAGCTTTTACAGTGAACGTGACAGGATGGAGCGTATGAAGGTGCGCTCGCACGATTTGCTGCGCCTGCTCGCCAATACGTCCGACCGCATTGTGCGCAAGCTGTACGCACAAAAGCAAGAGCTTTTGGAATGTGCCGACCGTGACAAGCTCAAGGTGATGGGCGACCTTATCAATGCAAATATTTACCGCCTTGAAAAAGGGCAGACTTACTTTGATGCCGAAAATTTTTACGAAGAAGGCAGTCCTATCCTTCGTATTCCGCTGGACCCGCAGTATACGCCTGCAAAAAATGCACAAAAATACTATGCCGAGTACCGTAAGGCAGATACCGCCGAAAAGATGCTGCACACTTTGATTGCACAGGCGGAAGAAGAAAGCAGATACATCGATTCGGTTTTCGATGCGCTTTCGCGTGCCGATTGCGAGGCAGAGCTCGCTGCTATTCGTGAAGAGTTTGCTCAGGGCGGATACATTAAAAACTACAAAAGTAAGTACAAGCGCCCCGAAAAACTGGCACTGCAAAAATACCTCTCCTCCGATGGCTTTACCATACTGTCGGGTAGAAACAATGTGCAAAATGACCAGTTAACGCTGAAGACGGCGCGCGGCTGCGATATTTGGTTTCATACGCAGAAAATCCCCGGCTCACATACGGTTGTGATTACCGAGGGCAAACCGGTTCCGAACCAAACCCTCACCGAGGCGGCAATGATTGCGGCATACAACAGCAAAGCGCGTGAATCTGCCCAGGTAGCAGTAGATTATACTGCCATTAAAAATGTAAAAAAGCCAAACGGAGCAAAACCCGGGATGGTGATTTACGACCCCTACCAAACAGCTTATGTGACGCCTGACAAAGGTTTTATAGAAAAATTGAAACTTTTGTAAAAAAGACGCTTTAGCGTCTTTTTTTGCATGAAAAGTAAAAAATAATAATTGACAATGTCTTGCAAAATAATATATTATAAATTATCTAATATCTATACTATTTCAATCTGAATTTTTAATTTTAGGAGGAAGCGCATGGAACAGCGCAAATACGGCTTACCCACGGCAATCGCGATGATTGTAGGTATTGTCATCGGTTCTGGTATTTTTTTCAAAAGCGATAATATCCTCGTTTTTACACAAGGTAATATTTTGTCAGGGGTAATTGCATTGTGTGTTGCAGCAATTAGTATTGTGTTTGGCTGCCTTGCGCTTACAGAACTTGCCGCACGTACCGATAAAGCGGGCGGTATTATCTCGTACGCTGAGGTTTTTTGCGGTGAGCGTACGGCTTGCGGCTTTGGTTGGTTTCATACCTTTGTATATTACCCAACACTCACAGTGGTTGTTTCGTGGGTAGCAGGTGTTTACATTAACATGCTTTTCGGTATTTCAAACACGCTCGAAAATCAAGTGCTAATCGGCTCGCTGTGCCTTGTTTTGGTGTTTGGCTGGAATGTTGCATCCGCAAAGCTGGGCGGATATTTCCAGAACATCTCTACGGTGATTAAGCTGCTGCCGCTGCTCTTATTTGCTGTAGCAGGTTTTGCGTTAGGTAACCCAACTGCGTCGTTTGCGCAGGATCTTCAAACGGTGCGCACAGCATCTTGGATTGCCGCAATAGCCCCTGTGGTATTTGCTTTTGACGGCTGGATGGTTTCAACGTCAATTTGCCATGAAATTAAAAATTCCAAACGGAATTTGCCGCTTGCTATGATTATTGCGCCAATCCTTATCTTGATTGTGTATGTGCTGTATTTTGTGGGTATCACCTCACTGGTAGGTGCCGACCAGGAGCTTGCACTCGGCGATGCGCATGTAGATGCTGCCGCAAAGATGCTGTTGGGCCCCACCGGTGCCAAAGCGGTGTTGGTTTTTGTCATCATATCGGTTTTGGGCACGGTAAACGGTCTTGTTATGGGTACCATTCGTCTTCCGTATTCGCTTTCACTAAGGGGAATGCTGCCGGTATCGGATAAATATAATCTTGTCAACCCGAAAACAGGTATTCCTATGAAATCGGCTCTGCTTGCATTTGTACTCAGCAGTGTGTGGATGTTCGTTCACTATGTTACACAAAAATTCGAGCTGTTGCCTAACAGCGACATTTCTGAAATTGCCATTGTTGTAAACTATGTGGGTGCCGCCTTGCTGTATCTTGCGGTGATGCGGCTTGCCAAAAAAGGTGAGATTAAAAGTAAGGTGCGAGGTTACCTGCTGCCGGCTCTTGCTATGACAGGTTCTGCCATCATATTATTTGCAGGGATGCAAAATCCTCTGTTCTGGTATGATGTTATCCTGTGTTTGTGTGTTGTAGCGTTGTCGCAGCTTTATTATGCAAAACGAAAAATAAAATAGAAAAAGAGTAAATCCGCAGCGATGCGGATTTATTTTTTGCATAAATATGTTTCTAATGTATAATTTTACCGAAATCTTGGAATTTTATATATAAGCACATTTGCTATACGCATATGGAAAGGAATGTAGAATTTATGAAAGCAAAAAGAATATTGGCAATGCTGCTTGCAGCAGCAATAGCATTTTCTTCAACGGCTTGTAAGAAAAAAGACGGCAGTTCATCCGTTGCAGATACGAGTGTAGACACAGGTGAAAAAACCGAAGTAGATATCATACAGTTTAAAGTTGAAATATCCGATGCACTTACCAAAGCAGCTAAAACTTATATGGATGCAAATCCGGATGTCAAAATCAACATCGATACCGTGGGCGGAGGTGCCGATTACGGTGCGGCGCTGAAAGCAAAAATGCAGTCCGGCAACAAACCCGATATTTTTAATATCGGCGGCCCGCAAGATTTAAAAGACTGGAGCGAGAAACTGGAAGATTTGACCGATCAGCCGTGGGTAAAAAATGCAGCAACAGGCACGTTACTGGCTGTAACGCAAAACGATAAAGTATACGGGTTGCCTTACTCCATTGAGGGATACGGGTTTGTGTATAATCGTGCCATTTTTGAAACTGCGGGGATACCTGTAGATAACCTTAACACCTACGCCGCAATCGAAAATGCAATGAAAACACTGAAAGCAAAAATTGATAAAGGGGAGCTCAAAGAAAAATACCCTGCGTTGGAGGCTGTCACCGAACTGCCTGCGAAAGAAACATGGGTAACGGGTTTGCATACGCTTAATTTGGCGCTTACCAACGAATTTAAAGGCCCCATGGAGGCATTCGAGGCAAAAACCGTAAAATTCACCCATTCCAATGCATTGAAATCTTTAATCGATTTGCAAGCGCTGTATACCAAAAATGCGAACGATTTGGGCAAACTTAATTCTGTCGATTATGCTACACAAGTTGCCAGCGGGATCGCTATCGAACGCGTAGCGGTAATTCAGCAGGGCAATTGGGTTTACAACGAGGTTGCTAATGTAGATGAAGATGTTGCACGCAACCTTGATATGATGCCGCTGCCGCTCAAAGGCGTTGTTGAAGATTTCATCCCTGTTGGTGTGCCGATGTACTGGTGCATTAATAAAGAAAGCACCGGTGCCGAGAAAGCGGCGGCAAAAGATTTTCTCAATTGGCTTTATCAAAGTGAAGAGGGTAAGCGCATTGTTGTAACCGAATTCGGCTTTATACCTGCTTTTACCAACTACACCGACCTTGAGCCTGCCGACCCTCTTGGCAAAGCAGTTAAAAAATTCTCCGACGCAGGCAAAACCATGCCTTGGGTGTTTATGGGCTACCCCACTTCTTGGGGTATGGAGGTTTTCGGGAGCAGCCTGCAAAAATATTTTGCAGGTGAGATAAAATGGGAAGATTTGATTAATGAAGCACGAGCCAAGTGGGAAGAGGCGCGCAAAAATGTTGCAGGCAATGCGAGCAGCCCATCTTCAAGCAGTGAAAGTTCATCGGTGACCTCGTCAACAAGCAGTGCCGCTTGATAATTAAATATTCATTCAATTAATCATATAAAAGGGGAGGACATCCTGTCCTCCTCTTTTTAGAGAACTTGTTGGTACTCCTTCGAGTTCCAAAAATCTGTTTGGCAAAAATAACCAAAAATAGTAAAAGGGGCTTGCGAAAAACCTGAGTTTTGCGCTACAATAGCAGTGCCGGTGGTAACGTTACCGGCGGAGGGAGGCTTAACCTTGATAAACAAAGAAAAATTTCTGTCCGAGTTGCAAACAGCTCTTGAGACAGAGTATCAGACTACGCTGCAGCATGCAACCGCCAACCAGCTGCACTGTGCATTAGGCAAATGGGCAAACGGCGAGTTGTATAAAAATTGGTGCGAAAGCCGCCACAATCATGCCAATGCGAAACGCGCTTTCTATTTTTCTGCCGAATTTTTAATGGGCAGGCTGGTATTTAACGATCTTTATAATATGGGTGTGCTGGACGAAGTTCGTGACATCCTTGCCGAAAAAGGCGCAGATATTACAATGCTGGAACAGATTGAAGATGCCGCCCTTGGCAACGGAGGGCTTGGAAGGCTCGCAGCATGCTATCTTGATTCTGCCGCTACTCATAATCTTCCGCTGGATGGATACGGCATCCGCTATAAATACGGGCTGTTTAAACAAAGGATTGTAGACGGCTGCCAAAAAGAAACTGCCGACGACTGGCAGTGCCAGGGCGACCCATGGAGCCTTCGCTGTACGGCAGATACCGTATCGGTTGAATTTGGCGACCAAACCGTAAATGCAGTGCCCTACGATATGGCTGTTGTGGGCTACCGAACAACCAATGTAAATACGTTGCGC contains:
- a CDS encoding zinc-ribbon domain containing protein is translated as MYEDRTLICKECGAEFVFTAGEQEFYAEKGFVNEPQRCKACRDARKNSMKSEREMFTASCAACGKEAKVPFRPREDRPVYCSECFAKMKAE
- a CDS encoding DUF1858 domain-containing protein, yielding MAFEVTKDTVIGDILDYDATTAQFFLAMGMHCLGCPSSRGESIEEACAVQGVNCNELVDKLNKHLGN
- a CDS encoding class I SAM-dependent methyltransferase, yielding MNELPILDERLSLIAGLVRQGSTVADIGADHGYLVTWLIKQGICPQGFACDINEMPLARSRRTVEQYGVADRVRLVLSNGLECLQENDADDIVIAGMGGDLIAKILAAAAWKNPQKHYLLQPMTRADELRRWLCANGYEIICEHSARANRFRYTVLSVRYTGKITVCSDLFAVVGKLPECPAEDAHAYIRWQAEIVHKKIKGLQASKNRREQAAPLELLYHAILCTIGEDEI
- a CDS encoding APC family permease gives rise to the protein MEQRKYGLPTAIAMIVGIVIGSGIFFKSDNILVFTQGNILSGVIALCVAAISIVFGCLALTELAARTDKAGGIISYAEVFCGERTACGFGWFHTFVYYPTLTVVVSWVAGVYINMLFGISNTLENQVLIGSLCLVLVFGWNVASAKLGGYFQNISTVIKLLPLLLFAVAGFALGNPTASFAQDLQTVRTASWIAAIAPVVFAFDGWMVSTSICHEIKNSKRNLPLAMIIAPILILIVYVLYFVGITSLVGADQELALGDAHVDAAAKMLLGPTGAKAVLVFVIISVLGTVNGLVMGTIRLPYSLSLRGMLPVSDKYNLVNPKTGIPMKSALLAFVLSSVWMFVHYVTQKFELLPNSDISEIAIVVNYVGAALLYLAVMRLAKKGEIKSKVRGYLLPALAMTGSAIILFAGMQNPLFWYDVILCLCVVALSQLYYAKRKIK
- a CDS encoding Rqc2 family fibronectin-binding protein, which translates into the protein MALDGAFLSELKNEIETLAINSRVDRIHQPSREELVIALRWRGGGGKLLLSAGANSPRVHFTEVVQENPKQPPMFCMLMRKHLGNARLIAVRQIALDRILHLDFEAVNELGDLVVLTIAVEIMGRHSNIILIDQNQKIIDSIKRIDDEMSSVRQILPGMTYTLPPLQNKLVLTSCTPAQVADRVRSGRNVELSKAIMDALMGVSPILCRELAHYAARGRELLAAELDDDTVSRLEFAVGNLIATLQNHTGVPTLVAEPDGRPRDFSFIDIHQYGHLMLTKHYDSYSSLLDSFYSERDRMERMKVRSHDLLRLLANTSDRIVRKLYAQKQELLECADRDKLKVMGDLINANIYRLEKGQTYFDAENFYEEGSPILRIPLDPQYTPAKNAQKYYAEYRKADTAEKMLHTLIAQAEEESRYIDSVFDALSRADCEAELAAIREEFAQGGYIKNYKSKYKRPEKLALQKYLSSDGFTILSGRNNVQNDQLTLKTARGCDIWFHTQKIPGSHTVVITEGKPVPNQTLTEAAMIAAYNSKARESAQVAVDYTAIKNVKKPNGAKPGMVIYDPYQTAYVTPDKGFIEKLKLL
- a CDS encoding ABC transporter substrate-binding protein, with protein sequence MKAKRILAMLLAAAIAFSSTACKKKDGSSSVADTSVDTGEKTEVDIIQFKVEISDALTKAAKTYMDANPDVKINIDTVGGGADYGAALKAKMQSGNKPDIFNIGGPQDLKDWSEKLEDLTDQPWVKNAATGTLLAVTQNDKVYGLPYSIEGYGFVYNRAIFETAGIPVDNLNTYAAIENAMKTLKAKIDKGELKEKYPALEAVTELPAKETWVTGLHTLNLALTNEFKGPMEAFEAKTVKFTHSNALKSLIDLQALYTKNANDLGKLNSVDYATQVASGIAIERVAVIQQGNWVYNEVANVDEDVARNLDMMPLPLKGVVEDFIPVGVPMYWCINKESTGAEKAAAKDFLNWLYQSEEGKRIVVTEFGFIPAFTNYTDLEPADPLGKAVKKFSDAGKTMPWVFMGYPTSWGMEVFGSSLQKYFAGEIKWEDLINEARAKWEEARKNVAGNASSPSSSSESSSVTSSTSSAA
- a CDS encoding late competence development ComFB family protein, whose product is MKPYNLMETVVTQKLDQMIDTLGCCKCEQCRWDIVCYVLNRIPPKYVITHEGELFSKLDTVNVQYEMDIVTLLTQAARMIQKNPRH
- a CDS encoding Nif3-like dinuclear metal center hexameric protein, encoding MNTVRDVYEYINAFAPFYTAESWDNSGLLVEAKGAEIDKVLIALDITTDVVEEANEIGANLIVSHHPVIFEPLKRIASDDVVYQLAKHDISAICAHTNLDVAQGGVNDILAHRLNLQNIQPLEPLDSNGLSLGRIGELNNTMDCAAFLDSVKKELGCSGLKYTQGCTQIKRVAVCGGAGASLVYRAAQLQADALVTADSKHNILLDAKKLGITLVDAGHYCTEQVVLQPLAEKLRKAFPSLCIVCSQREGDPVQYQ